The Pseudomonas chlororaphis subsp. piscium genome contains the following window.
GCCGTGTCGCGGCGGTCGGCGCCCATGTGGACGGTTTCCGCCCGGGCGACCTGGTCGGCATCGGCTGCATCGTCGACAGCTGCAAGCACTGCGCCGACTGCGAGGACGGCCTGGAGAACTACTGCGACGGCATGATCGGCACCTACAACTTCCCGACCCCGGATGCCCCGGGCTGGACCCTGGGTGGCTACTCGCAACAGATCGTGGTCCACGAGCGCTACGTGCTGCGCATCCGCCACCCCGAGGAGCAACTGGCCGCCGTCGCGCCGCTGCTGTGCGCGGGCATCACCACCTATTCGCCGCTGCGCCACTGGAACGTCGGCCCCGGCAAGAAAGTCGGCGTGGTCGGCATCGGTGGCCTGGGCCATATGGGCATCAAGCTGGCCCACGCGCTGGGCGCGCATGTGGTGGCCTTCACCACCTCCGACTCCAAGCGCGAAGCTGCCCTGCAACTGGGCGCCGACGAAGTGGTGGTGTCGCGTAATGCCGAGGAGATGGCCGCCCATGCCAAGAGCTTCGACCTGATCCTCAACACCGTGGCCGCGCCCCACGATCTCGATGCTTTCCTGGTGCTGCTCAAGCGCGACGGCAACATGACCCTGGTGGGTGCCCCGGCGACTCCGCATGCCTCGCCCAATGTGTTCAACCTGATCATGAAACGCCGGACCCTCGCCGGCTCGATGATCGGCGGCATTGCCGAGACCCAGGAGATGCTCGACTTCTGCGCCGAGCACGGCATCGTCGCCGACATCGAACTGGTGCGCGCGGACCAGATCAACGAGTCCTACGAGCGCATGCTCAAGGGCGACGTCAAGTACCGCTTCGTTATCGACAACGCCACCCTGGCGGGCTGAGCGCGGCAAGCGCCTGATCCCGAGCCACCTTAGGTAGTTCGGTGGGTGCCCAGGTTGGGCACCCTTTGCTTCGCGGCACCGCGTCCGGTGCCACGTTTTTCTCCAGATCTTCTCCAGCACCGGGGCGGCTGACAGGCAAGACTGTCGGTCGTCACTCACGCGCCTGCGCGGCCCTCAGCGCCGTGCACCCACTTATAAACCGAAGCGCCCGCAAGACCCGGCCCGCAAAACTCATCGGTCTGCGCAGGCGTTTCCAGCCACACAGGAAACCTGTCTCCATGACCGCTACCTTCCACGCCAAATCGCCCGAGGGCCGGCACACCTGGGGCGCCGTGCTGGCCATGGCCCTCGCCGCCTTTGCCCTGGTGGCCTCCGAGTTCATGCCGGTCAGCCTGCTGACGCCTATCGCCGCGGACCTCCAGGTCAGCGAGGGGCAAGCTGGCCAGGGCATTTCCGTCTCCGGGCTGTTTGCCCTGTTCACCAGCCTGCTGATCGCCTCGGTGGCGGCCCGGGTCGACCGCAAGCGGCTGCTGTTGTCCCTGACTCTGTTGATGATCCTCTCCGGAACCCTGGTGGCGTTCGCTCCGGGCTACCTGAGTTTCATGGCCGGCCGCGCGCTGATCGGCGTGGCGATCGGCGGTTTCTGGTCGCTGTCGGCGGCCACCACCCTGCGCCTGGTACCCGAGAACCAGGTGCCGCGCGCCCTGGCCATCGTCAACGGCGGCAATGCCCTGGCGACCGTGATCGCCGCACCCCTGGGCAGCTTCCTTGGCGCCCTCATCGGCTGGCGCGGGGCGTTCTTCTGCGTCGTGCCGGTGGCCGCCATCGCCGCCGTCTGGCTGCTGGTCAGCCTGCCGCCGCTGAAAGCGCAGCCTGCCGCCGGAAGCGGCAATGTCTTCAGCCTGATGAAAAGAATCCCGGTGGCCCTGGGCATGCTGGCGGTCAGCCTGTTTTTCATGGGCCAGTTCATGCTGTTCACCTACCTGCGGCCCTTCCTGGAAACGGTCACCCAGGTCCAGGTGTCGACGCTGTCGCTGATGCTGTTGGTGATAGGCCTGGCCGGTCTGGTCGGCACCTTCCTGATCGAAGCCTTCCTGAAAAACGCCCTGTATCGCACGCTGATCATCATTCCGCTGATGATGGCGGCGATCGCCATGGCCCTGGTGGCGTTTGGCGCTTCGGTGTCGATCACCACTGTCCTGCTCGGCCTCTGGGGCCTGGTGGCGACCGCGGCGCCGGTCGCCTGGTGGACCTGGCTAACCCGCGCCCTGCCGGACGATGCGGAAGCCGGCGGCGGCTTGATGGTGGCGATCATCCAGCTGGCCATAACCGCGGGCGCCACGGTAGGCGGCCTGGCCTTCGACCAGAGCGGTTATCAGGCGACCTTCGAACTGAGCGCGGCAGTGCTGGTGGTTGCCGCCGTGCTGGCGGTACTGGCGGCCCGCGCCACCACGCGCACGCCTTTCAGGGTATCGAACATGGCGGTGTGAGTTGGCTGCAACGGGCCAGGATCATGCAGCGCTGGCTGAAAGGCGATTTCGGGATGGATGCACCGTTCGCCATGGCCCACAATTCGACCTCGATGTTGCCAGGAGTTACTGACGCTGGAGGCAGATTGTGAATGCTCAATACGAGAATTCTTCACTGATAGCGCGTCTTCAAGCACGAGATATGCGCGTATGGTTCGGGTGGAGAAACTCCGCTATTTTATTTTTATTTGAAGAACCTAGATCCGGATGCGACACAAGCGTTTTTTGAGCACTTTCGAAAGTTACGAACCCCTTAAACGCTTGCTCATACAAGATCCAAGTATTCCGAGGCACTGCCTAATATGCAGAAAGATATCTGTGAAAAATACGGGCTACCTATACTTCCTCCAGACGAAATGGTCGCCATTGCGATTGCCACTCTGGGCAAGTCACCTATTTATGGCACACGAATTTCGCTGCCGGAGGGTGGTACTGTCAGTTGGTTTATTCACTGTGGAGAACACTCGAGCGCTGATGATTTTTATCAAGCGGTTCACACTGAGCATCTCAGTGAAATGCTGCCACAGGTGATGAATTACCTCTGCCTACCCGCTGGCGCCAAGTTCATCATCGACAACGAAGGCTACGAAGATGTCTGGATGGAAGGCTGACAAACGAGTGAAAATCATTTAACCGAGATTGTTCATTAGCCCCTCTGGGCGATCCTTGCCAGCAAGGGCGTCCCGAAGGAGAATAACGGGCTTCTAATAACCCTCATGTTGCAGTGGCACCTTCAGGATTTGCCCTCGCTTCATATCTGATTCATACAACAAGGCCACATGGAAAGTGAAAATAAAAACATTATTCATCGCTTCGCTAGGAACTCTATCGCTCATTCAAACATCACTGTCCTTCGCGGACGACAATGGAAAAAACCTCTATTCACAGAGGTGTGCCGTGTGCCACGGAGCGGATATCAAAGGAACCGGGCCATTGGCTAATAAAAGCAATCCTCCAACACCTGACCTTACGACATCCGCCTTCAAGAAACGACTCAATGATTATCCGGGCGTTATTGTTTCATCGATCATACTTCGCCCGAATGGAGACTTGATTCCAAGAACCTTGCGAGAGAATGGTGTAAAGATACCACCGCACGCTTGGAGCATTAAGGATCTGCGCGATCTACATCAATACATGAGTGGCGTGATTTCAAAAAATCGATGATCTTGAGACGAGATATGGGCACAGAAATCCAAGAGCCATTTCAGAGTTGGTTACAAGCAAGTTATTCAGCGAAGAGCTACAGCTACGGAGCAGTGCATGAACGACAAAGAAGCAGCCGTTCTGATTCAAGTTTATGTAGCAGATGATGACGGCCCGTTTTTTGAAGAACTGCCTGCTCGCAAGATCGATCAGGACACTTACCAGCTGCTCTCCTCTCCTGGTATCGCGCTGAATCTGGCACGGGGAGATATTGTTTCAATCAAAGACAGAGAAGCACCTGCCGTCGTCTTGAAACGAGGCGGGAATTTCTGCATCCAGATCTATGCGGACGCTATTCCTCAAGAAGAAATAGCCTGGCTGGAAAACGCCGTGGCCTGTGAGCTGGGTGGAACCCTGGACGGTGTATTTGAGGGAAACCTGTCATTGGCGGTTCCGGCGCGCAATGGGTTGGAGAAGATCAACGACCTCTTTAACAGGTTTCGAGATAGGACAGCGATTCAGTGGTACTACTCCAATATCTATAAAAACCTGGATGATGACGAGGATGAGACACTTTTATATTGGTGGCTCGAACACTGATAGATGCTGATGTCCACGGTCATTTCACCAGGCGCTTTTCCTTCGAAGGCCGGTAGCCGAAGTACGAGCTGTAGCACTTGCTGAAATGGCTCGGCGACACGAAGCCGCAGGCCACCAGCACCTCGACCTGGGACAGCTCGGTGTGCTGCAGCAGTCGGCGCGCTTCGGTGATGCGCAACTCCAGGTAATAGCGCTGCGGGGTGGTGCCCAGTTGCTCCTTGAACAGGCGCTCGATCTGCCGCCGGGAACGCCCGGCGTACTCCGCCAGTTGCTCCATCTGCAGCGGCTCTTCCAGGTTGGCGTCCATCAGCTTGACCACCTCGCGCAAGGGCGCGCTCAGCGAGACATGCAGGGTCGGTTTGATGCGCCGGTAGCGGGATTCCTCGAACGACAGGATATCCTCGATGCCCTCGACCAGCGCCTTGCCGTGCAGCCCCTTGATCCACTCCAGGGCCATATGGAAGGCCCCGGCGGGACTGGAGGCGGTGAGCCGGTCGCGGTCCACCATAAAGGCCTCGCTGGTGACATGGGTGACCTTGGAAATCTCCGCCAGCGCGGGTCGATGTTCCGGGTGGATGGCGCAGCGGTAACCCTCCAGCAACCCCGAGACGCCAAGGAACCAGGCCCCATTCCATAGCCCGGCCAGGGTGATGCCCAGCTCGGCGGCGGCCTTCAGCAGGCTGATCAGCTCGTGATTGACCTTGAGTTCCGTACGGTAGCCGCCGCAGATCACCAGCAGGTCCAGCTCCTTGAGCGCTGGAGCGCTCAGGCGCGCATCGGGGCGGATCACCAGCCCCAGGTCGCTGGTGACCTCGCCGTCCTGCAAGCCAAAGGTCTTGGTGGAGAACAAGGCGGGCCGCAGCAGGTTGGCGGTAATGATGGTATCCAGGGCCTGGGTGAAGGCCGGCAACGAGAAGTGTTCGAGCAGCAGGAAACCTGTCCGGGTATGGGCCGCGGGCACCCGCCGCAGCTCTTCCAGGTAACGCAGGTTCTTGCCCTTCATGCAGCCACTGAAATCCCGCCGTTCAACCGCCATACGCCCTCGCCTCTTTACCCTACCGAACGCAGATATCAGTGTACGTTGAATCCTGGCATCCACAGAAAACCTTGGTTGCAGGCCGTCGAAGGCGCCTCCACCAGGCGACCGGGATTCTACTGTTCCGAGGTTCCACAGGGGCACAAATATCTGACAAGGCTGCCGCTTCCAACCCTCGACGATCAGGCTCCCGCCTCTGCTTAAAAACCCCGATCTGCTGCGTGTCTCAGGCCGGGTAGCTTTTTCGTTTCTGCGCCGCTTTTGCATTTCTGTGCGACAGATCCCACTTCGGGGACTCCCGTACCAATCCCTCACGGTGTTAGCTTGGGAAGGTTGATCAGACAATTCCTAACAATCTGCAAGGAACGCCTCCCGCAATGGATTTTTCCCTCAAGCAACTGGCCGCGGCCACCCTGATGCTGGCCAGCCTGTCAGCCTTCACCACGACCGCCCACGCCAACATCACCCCGCAGCAGAACGCGGCGATCCTCAAGAGCTTCGCCGATGCATCGGTCAAGGACTTCCGCCAGTTCCTCGGCACCCTGGGCAAGAGCGAGCTGGCCAAGAACGCCAACCTCGGCCCGGCCATCAGCGCCTTC
Protein-coding sequences here:
- a CDS encoding NAD(P)-dependent alcohol dehydrogenase; this encodes MLVNAYGAHAGDQPLEPLQITRRAPGAHDVQIDIAFCGICHSDLHQVRAEWHGTQFPCVPGHEIVGRVAAVGAHVDGFRPGDLVGIGCIVDSCKHCADCEDGLENYCDGMIGTYNFPTPDAPGWTLGGYSQQIVVHERYVLRIRHPEEQLAAVAPLLCAGITTYSPLRHWNVGPGKKVGVVGIGGLGHMGIKLAHALGAHVVAFTTSDSKREAALQLGADEVVVSRNAEEMAAHAKSFDLILNTVAAPHDLDAFLVLLKRDGNMTLVGAPATPHASPNVFNLIMKRRTLAGSMIGGIAETQEMLDFCAEHGIVADIELVRADQINESYERMLKGDVKYRFVIDNATLAG
- a CDS encoding MFS transporter, with amino-acid sequence MTATFHAKSPEGRHTWGAVLAMALAAFALVASEFMPVSLLTPIAADLQVSEGQAGQGISVSGLFALFTSLLIASVAARVDRKRLLLSLTLLMILSGTLVAFAPGYLSFMAGRALIGVAIGGFWSLSAATTLRLVPENQVPRALAIVNGGNALATVIAAPLGSFLGALIGWRGAFFCVVPVAAIAAVWLLVSLPPLKAQPAAGSGNVFSLMKRIPVALGMLAVSLFFMGQFMLFTYLRPFLETVTQVQVSTLSLMLLVIGLAGLVGTFLIEAFLKNALYRTLIIIPLMMAAIAMALVAFGASVSITTVLLGLWGLVATAAPVAWWTWLTRALPDDAEAGGGLMVAIIQLAITAGATVGGLAFDQSGYQATFELSAAVLVVAAVLAVLAARATTRTPFRVSNMAV
- a CDS encoding immunity protein Imm33 domain-containing protein; amino-acid sequence: MQKDICEKYGLPILPPDEMVAIAIATLGKSPIYGTRISLPEGGTVSWFIHCGEHSSADDFYQAVHTEHLSEMLPQVMNYLCLPAGAKFIIDNEGYEDVWMEG
- a CDS encoding c-type cytochrome, which gives rise to MKIKTLFIASLGTLSLIQTSLSFADDNGKNLYSQRCAVCHGADIKGTGPLANKSNPPTPDLTTSAFKKRLNDYPGVIVSSIILRPNGDLIPRTLRENGVKIPPHAWSIKDLRDLHQYMSGVISKNR
- a CDS encoding DUF4265 domain-containing protein yields the protein MNDKEAAVLIQVYVADDDGPFFEELPARKIDQDTYQLLSSPGIALNLARGDIVSIKDREAPAVVLKRGGNFCIQIYADAIPQEEIAWLENAVACELGGTLDGVFEGNLSLAVPARNGLEKINDLFNRFRDRTAIQWYYSNIYKNLDDDEDETLLYWWLEH
- a CDS encoding GlxA family transcriptional regulator, whose translation is MAVERRDFSGCMKGKNLRYLEELRRVPAAHTRTGFLLLEHFSLPAFTQALDTIITANLLRPALFSTKTFGLQDGEVTSDLGLVIRPDARLSAPALKELDLLVICGGYRTELKVNHELISLLKAAAELGITLAGLWNGAWFLGVSGLLEGYRCAIHPEHRPALAEISKVTHVTSEAFMVDRDRLTASSPAGAFHMALEWIKGLHGKALVEGIEDILSFEESRYRRIKPTLHVSLSAPLREVVKLMDANLEEPLQMEQLAEYAGRSRRQIERLFKEQLGTTPQRYYLELRITEARRLLQHTELSQVEVLVACGFVSPSHFSKCYSSYFGYRPSKEKRLVK